The genomic DNA cctaatctaaggatgaggatcctcatgaccaagggatgtggaccgttggatttttatccaacggctacaaacagaagggtccctttaaagttataataattataaccgttggatctttatccaacggtccacatctcttggtcatgaggatcctcatccttagattggGAGAGGATCCTGGTCCAGAAAAATCAATTTCTCTCCAACTCCGCACTATCTGCAATTCAAATAACTGTATACACTTACTTGCTCATCTTTCATCTTTCTAAATCCTAACTTCCTCGTCCAGATTGACTCGGCTTCCTCAGCCGCGGGGAGAACCAGTTTTTCCACTTTCAGGGAAATAAGTAACCTCTCTATACATGAAAATAGTGCTTGGAAGTAACCCTAAAAACACCAAAAAACAATGACGTCAAACTTCAAAAAAGGGTAATTTTCatagaaaaggaaaaacattaaAGTATTATCGAATAAACAAGAGCAGATTCCAAATCTTACTCACTTTTCCTTGATGTTCTCTACTAGTAGCAACGATCGGAAGCTCAGCAACCTCCCGACCAAAAACCCTAAGGAGACCAGCAGATACAACAACAGATCTGGACATAAACGAAAATTATTACTAGTGTGAAATGGTGTGACAAAACCATCAAATACTACAATCCGTACTAACACCAGAGGAGCAACATACCCCACTATCAAAACAACACAGTACATGCCTCCAAACTCTTGACCTGAAATATTTCTCCTGAAACATGCCGGGAAAAATAATTGATTTCATAATATTAGTCATAGAAATTTTACATTGGATGAACAAACGCTACACAAAAATTCCAGGAAGcaacaaaaaactaaaaatcagcAGAACAATTAAAAACTACCACTTACCCATATACCATAACAGGGATCAAGTCGCGACCAGACTGTGCAACAATAGGGTCAAAGCACTCCTGCCAATTGAGCACAATCAATTTGAAGGTGACAACATTGATAACTATTCAGTATAAATTTGTCCACACAACCAAATTAAGTGACAACATATGGTATATACACAATTGACAACTAACAAGTGACAGAAAAATACTTAAAACTTAGATAGGAAGCCTAATCTAGAACGCCAAGTGATAAATGAGAGAAGGCACTCCCTTAATACATTCATCCTGTATAAATTTTGATGCTCTGAAACATAACTTACCAGTTCTAAGTAAATTCTACTTCTTTGGggattttaaacataaaaatggGAAAGAATAAAACACCAAGTCCAAGTTCAGTGCCACACGTTAATAGGAAGGCATCAAAGAGCGTGAAAGAATAAGGGTAGAAATTCCAACGCACATATATGTACTTACTCGAAAAATAGCAGCAGCCCTTGAAAGAAAGGGTAGGTGTTCCGGATAGCGACTCTTTCCACTGAAAACTCTCCATTGAACATCTGCCACTCCGTCAATAAACAAACCTCTATCTGCATGCTTCCGGATTATTGTATCTGAAAATGGAGCTGGAACACACTCTGCTCCATTGAATACTAAATTCTGTAAAGCTGCATGAATCCTATTACAGTCATCACAACAAAACCATTTATCTTTGGGGAGTTCCTGCAGTAAGAcgcataaaatataaattagcatccaagaaaatataaaaaatttaaccacCACAACATTCAGAACATACTTTTAAGTCACATAATCCACTGTCCCGTAAGCAACCAACATGGAACTCCTTCTCACACTGAACAAGAATCAATGGTAAGAATAAAACAAAGATAACTATTAACTAAAGAGAGAAAATTTTGACAAACTCTCATTGCATGTGATCAAAAGAGCTAAAATGTTAAATCATACCTGGTCACAGATTATAACCGTTCGTTCATCAAATAAAGCTGCACTGAAATCTTGGCtcctaaaaatacaaaataatatgtTAGCACCTATGAGTGATAACCAAATGGCAAACATCAAGTAAAGAAATTATATCGCAAGAGTCCTCGAgagattataaaataaaaaaatactgcAAGAAATTGCCTAGAAACCAGGGTACCAAATTTCCAACAAAATAGTTTGTAGACATGGGTGTTGAGCATGATGTGacataatcaaaatttaaccaacTTCGTGAAAACCTTCATTCATGTCAGGCTACTTAAAATGCACACAAGAAATGAATGGAATTTATACACAAGAGGAACAAACCTGCAAACAACGCAGCCACCAATTTCATACTCAGGTGCATTGAAGACCCGTGTCAAACGTATTACAATAGGTCTTCCAATATTTGAAGATTCCCCGGCAGCAGCTTTTTTACCAGGTTCAAACTTATCTCTACAATCTGGACAATGCCAATCACCTTGAGGAACCAATGGTAAATCCAAACAAGCTGCAATATAAACAAAGTTAGACCCAAAAAAACATGAAACACCTAACAACTACTAACTTGATTGATTCATAGGGATATTAAAATTATTAACAACATCAATATATATGATGACTTTGTTTCCACCAAAagaattcatatatatatatatatatatatatatatttttttcaaacatGAGTAATATTAGCATGGGGACAATACTTCCTATCATTAGATTGAGAAGACAGTGATGTGGATCAAAAagcattcatcaaaccactaaATTTTCAGTTCAACCGGGGAAAGAACAAAACGGAATATATCAAAATGTGATCTTAAATGTTGATGAGCAATACTTAAAggagaaagaacaaaaatatacatccaaaactaaaatcaagtaccaaaaattataaacaatatcAACCTGAATGATAAGCACGAGGGCATCCATCACAGAAAATCAAATCCCCTGTATCATGTCCACATACAGAACACATATCATCATTTCCATCACTGCCACCAATTGTCAGGTTTTGCCCATTGGCCAATGACATGGCTATATCATGAAGCGTCAATCCATTGGAAGTATAGATGTGACGGTAGCtgcaaaatgaaataaattatcTACACATGACACACTAAACAACAATCCATTGGAAGTATAGATGTGATGGTAGCtgcaaaatgaaataaattatcTACACAtgacacactaaaaaattagaACAGCAGCCAAAGCTCTTTAGAAGCTACTCACGGTTGACGCCTTGCAGCCATTCCAGCATGAGCTTCAAACTGTGAAGGGCTTATCTGTTTACAGTAAGATTGACATGAGAGAAAGGGGAAGGAGGGGCTAGACCAATATGCAGGACTTAAATTTGATGTGATCTGTGCAGCTCAGTATTTACCTCTTTGTCACAGCAATTACAGACTATCCCATTTCCTTGCTTATAGCCACCAAGTAATCTCTGGGAATGAAAGCATAAAATCATTTAAAGATCAAAAGTTACAGGCATCGACAACTGAAATCAGCATCATCATGATAACTATTATCTATATAATTACCTGCCCTTTAACATAGTATGCCAATTTAGCTCCATCTGGAAGTCCATTTGGCATAAATAGTAACCGGTGAAGATCATTATCCCTATCAACCAGCAGAAATTTCCGAATCAAACAAAACTCACCCTTTATCGAGACAGTATCTTGTAAAAAAAAGAAACTCACAAAGAATCACAACAGGAAAAGAGGGCAAAGGGATGAGATGAACCTTCTCCTATTGCCACCTTCAGCGATTTTCTTCTGGTTCATAGTTTCATAAGGATTGTGGAAGCTTGGTCTGCACAGCATATACAGTTTcagttttttcatgcaaaaaacAAGTTATCTTAATCTGAATGACAAATACAATGGTAAAAGAATCTAAAATGTTCCATTAGCCAGTAATTAAATTAAGTTCAATCACCATTACATTAATCTAACAAATTCAATGATGGACTTATATTCTGAGTACCATGTGTTAAGTTTATTACCTGGGAATTGGATGAGGCAATTTAGGGAGCTTCACACGACGTCTTTTCTCCACTTCAGCCATTCCATCAATACGATAAAGAGTTGCTGCAgaatgttttatataaaaaaaaaaaaaggaacattAGGGTCTCAATATCACATTAACATAACATATATATCAACCGGACACAATTTTGTTTCCCTTCAGTGGATCGCTTTTTCCTTAGCACTTCCAGTATTCCAACATAAgcattttgaaaacccaaaatttgTTAAAATGTTCTATCATTAGTGaacttttcatttgattatattACACTACCCTCAAAATGTCATCAAGCACATGACAAATGAGCTTCATGAATGTCAGATTTTCTGGATCTGAGATATGTGATATTTATCTAAGGAAGTTGAGAAAAATGATGGTGAAATCAAACATAACATGGAATCAAGCTCAAACCAAGCAAAGAAGTTTTCTTCCCTCCCCCTCCTTCCCCAACCACTTTCCTTCCCATCCTCCTTCATTTTCAAATAATAGTTACTGTCCAAAACATATATACACATCATAATCATCATCCTATGGGAATTGCTCATTCAGTCCCAACCAAAGGTAGTGTGATCAAGTGCGAAAGCTTTTGATGCAGAACATACACCTTATTGTGTTGAGCCTAGTTGAGATCCTACCTAAGTGGATATGGATTTGGTCTGATGTTATTTGCACTTTTGCAGGTCCATAAGTCTTATGTGTGTGAGTCAAGTACTGATTCGATAATTGGGAGAAGAGCTATCCTAAAAGGTTTATTGGGAGAAGAGCTATTtcggaaaggaaaaaaaaaactcagcaAAGTGTTGCTGCTTAAAAATTACCTTTCCAAATCCGAAAGGACTCTTCGTTGAGAGCAGAGCCAGCTATATCCTTTATCACTTCATCCAGACTGCTTAGTGGAGCAGTCTTCAGTTCTTGTATGATGCTATAAACTGGCCTCCCATTCTCCATGTATATGTGATTATTAGGATGCCGAGTCTTGACACCAGCATGCTGCTCAAACTCATATGCACTGAGTACCTGCTCATTTCATTGAATCAATCAGCTATAAGCCTATAAGCAATATTGCACTTAAACTCAAAACAATGTAAACAGTGAGTAAACTTGCCCTGGTGAAATTGCATGATAAGCAGCCGCACAAATAACCACCGCCACTTATAATTCCATGCAGCTCTATCTGCTAAAATTTATATTAGAAcctctaaagaaaaaaaaatattcgtaCTGCAAGCAGATATTACATCCAACAGAGaaaaaacaatatatttgaTATAATACCTTTGGTGGGGAGGAAACATACTTCACTCGAGCCCCATCAAGAATACCAGTAGACAATAGTTTTTTAACATTTGAAGGATAGCTGCTCGGAACTACATTAGTAGAACTTTCCAACTCCCAATTAGAAGTACAAGGATGAAAGTTGCCGAATTCAGCGCACTGCCTCCAACATGAACTTGCTGGAAACTCCCTACTTGTACTAGCCATTGCCTGAAAGTCCATTCCGGACTCCTCATAAGCATTTCCATGTGAAGAGTCATAATCCTCCTTTTTCTTGCTGAATTTGAACGTAATCTTGCGAATGCCAGATGAACTGGCAAGCTTAGGAATTTCAACCACAACCCGAGAGGTCAATACATCACCATTCGTCTTGTTCTCAACTTGGCAATTATCATTCACAGTACACTGTCCATCGCTCAAGGTCTCCTCAGAGCCCGAATTCCCCGAACTTGAGGACTCAACTTCACCGCACTCTGTTCGGTTATTATTTACCAATTCAGCAGGTTGGCTAGTAATGTCCTGAAAAGTGGAGCCATTCTCTTTCGGAGACACAACGGGGTTTGATACTTCCGAACGTATATCCTCATTGGAATGGTCCTTCACTTGCTTCTTGTTGGGAAACGAGTCTGCCCCGCTATCATCTCCGAGACACTCGTGCTCTCGCTTCAATTCAGCTCTCGGGGAGTTTTCGGTTTCCACTTCCCCATCTCTCAATTTCCCCACACAAATTGCCTCCTCACCCATCCAACTACAACCCTACTCAAGAATCCAAATTCGATAAATTTCCAAAAACAAGCACTGTGCGACTGAGACAGCATTCAATCAGAAACCCAATTCCAAAAACGAATCCTATTTCCCCCAGCTCGAATCACGAACCACAGTTTTTTCCCCCAGAATTCAAAAACAGTTTTTAATCCTAAAAACAAGGAATCGAATCAAAAACAcgaaaaacgaaaacaaaaacatcgGAATCACCAATTTTCAAGTAAAATTTAACAAACTAACCTTCTCTTACGAATCCAAACCCGAAAATTTCAAATCGAACAGGACTTGGAAATCCGatagaagaaagaggagctcgGAGATCCAAAGCGTTTTCGAATCGAATTCGGAAAGTTGAGGATCtgaaattcaagaaaacaaatcgAGGATGTTTCTGTCGAGTGAGATCTGCGAGAGGAAATAGCGCGGGATGCGataagggttagggtttttcaaTTCTGTTTCGAGAAACGGGTGAAAACGTGCAGAGCGGCAAAAATACCGAAATGAAAAAGCCTGGCTCGCGCTCCAGATTCAACTTTTGAGGGACGACAGACAGATAAAATGCCTAGTTtatttagataaataaataaataaaaagatgacGAATGGGTTTCTTTGGAAGAAACGAGACGGCAGGTGGATAAAGCCTACGGGCCCACTTTTTTGGCCAACCAAATTGCGCCGCGTGGCGCCACGTGTGATGGGACCTGGAACCGCGAGTCccgcttttttcttttttttgcggGAATTTTGTATTTCTGAGAGTTTGGTGCGCGGAAGTAACCGTGAGTGATGTGTTAGATGGAATTTAAGCCGTTGGACGAGACAGGTGGAGGCATCGGAGGAAGTGTAGAGGGTTTTGGAGGGGGTCATAACCGACTTTTAAAATGGACAGAACCTAACTGTCACAGCCAACTGTCCCAATGatggattttaattttattttaatttttttttaaaaggaagaTAAAGATGGAAGGGGTGTGGACCAGGTATAAAATAAGTACCTTGATTAAGTGGGCTTTGGAGTCTGGGCTGATAAGGAGTTTAAATTACCTAAGTGGGCCTCTTAGGGTTTTTAAGGAATTCTTTCATTCTCTCTTCTTTGGCTAAATTATCCTAAAAATTTCTAATCTATACCACGAGTTAAGTTTTCGTCCCTAAACTCTACTACTAGTTTCTCCCATATTCGAATTATGTCATTTGTTATACTAGTAGTCTTTTCATTAACTCCGTCAATTTTTCCATTAAGTTGAGAGATAAAATAGGAAGTTCttccaaacaataaaaaaaaattgaattttttaggGGATAGACTTGGCTCCTCAAAGATTGAGAAGGAACTCCTCTTTATTACCTCGTGACCTATTCATAAACTGTGTATTTATGATCGGAACTCCTTAGGGATTGATGAAATGATCTTCgttataattgattttttttttttatatagatgaTCCTTATATAGTGATTTGTAACATGTCAATTATAACTACGAAATTTGTGACTAGGTTACTAAATATTTTGAGGAGTAACTCCTCCTTGACCTTAGGAAGCCAAGTTTCcttttaaataaattagaaacttTTTTCCATACGGGTCATTATACCCTTAAATTGGATGGAAAAAAGACAAATTTGACGGAATGATCACTCATGCAACGCATAATTAAGTTAAAAGACGAGAGAAACTAATATGAGAATTCAAGgaaaaaaactaaatatgaaGTAAAGTTAAGAGATCTTTGCTACCACGcaccttttcattttttagaaAACTTGCCGGTTTTTAAGCTACGAGGTTAAACAATTTCAAATGTCGTCCCAATATTTTGTCATTTGGCCAATTTATACTTTTTGATAGGTTGATTGTTTGGTGAACCATCAATTGTTGAGGTCACAACTCAGGAGACACCCGTAGAATGATCTTGGTGTGTTCTTCGTGGCATGGTTAGTGGAAGTGATTCAAATCCTCAGTGATGTGAAATGCActtacttttgttttttgctttaataaaaaactaatttattacctttaaaaaaaagaaaaaaaaaagaaagaagagttaCGAAGCCCATCAGTACATAAAAACATTATTTAACAACGACTGttaagaaggaggaggaggtacAAATCCAAATTATATCATATGGGATAGAGTGAGCATAATTGGCTAAATGTTTTCTTGACATAATTAGCCTCCCGCCAAACATgactaaaactaataaaattaaagGTAGAATCTAAATACAAAACATCATGAAcaacaattttaattttctaagaAAAAGGCAACACAAAATACAATTAATGAGCTTCAAGTCACCTTCAACATTGATAAACCTCCTAATTATTCGCGCATAAGAAAACCCATTTTTAGGCCATAAGCTTCAGCAACCAAGACATTAGCAGGGCCAATTGGTTTGGCACCAGTAACATGAATAACAGCATCCGCATAATTTGTGTTTGT from Pyrus communis chromosome 17, drPyrComm1.1, whole genome shotgun sequence includes the following:
- the LOC137723363 gene encoding uncharacterized protein isoform X1, which produces MGEEAICVGKLRDGEVETENSPRAELKREHECLGDDSGADSFPNKKQVKDHSNEDIRSEVSNPVVSPKENGSTFQDITSQPAELVNNNRTECGEVESSSSGNSGSEETLSDGQCTVNDNCQVENKTNGDVLTSRVVVEIPKLASSSGIRKITFKFSKKKEDYDSSHGNAYEESGMDFQAMASTSREFPASSCWRQCAEFGNFHPCTSNWELESSTNVVPSSYPSNVKKLLSTGILDGARVKYVSSPPKQIELHGIISGGGYLCGCLSCNFTRVLSAYEFEQHAGVKTRHPNNHIYMENGRPVYSIIQELKTAPLSSLDEVIKDIAGSALNEESFRIWKATLYRIDGMAEVEKRRRVKLPKLPHPIPRPSFHNPYETMNQKKIAEGGNRRRDNDLHRLLFMPNGLPDGAKLAYYVKGQRLLGGYKQGNGIVCNCCDKEISPSQFEAHAGMAARRQPYRHIYTSNGLTLHDIAMSLANGQNLTIGGSDGNDDMCSVCGHDTGDLIFCDGCPRAYHSACLDLPLVPQGDWHCPDCRDKFEPGKKAAAGESSNIGRPIVIRLTRVFNAPEYEIGGCVVCRSQDFSAALFDERTVIICDQCEKEFHVGCLRDSGLCDLKELPKDKWFCCDDCNRIHAALQNLVFNGAECVPAPFSDTIIRKHADRGLFIDGVADVQWRVFSGKSRYPEHLPFLSRAAAIFRECFDPIVAQSGRDLIPVMVYGRNISGQEFGGMYCVVLIVGSVVVSAGLLRVFGREVAELPIVATSREHQGKGYFQALFSCIERLLISLKVEKLVLPAAEEAESIWTRKLGFRKMKDEQLSKYMRDVQLTIFRGTSMLEKAVKLTD
- the LOC137723363 gene encoding uncharacterized protein isoform X2; translation: MGEEAICVGKLRDGEVETENSPRAELKREHECLGDDSGADSFPNKKQVKDHSNEDIRSEVSNPVVSPKENGSTFQDITSQPAELVNNNRTECGEVESSSSGNSGSEETLSDGQCTVNDNCQVENKTNGDVLTSRVVVEIPKLASSSGIRKITFKFSKKKEDYDSSHGNAYEESGMDFQAMASTSREFPASSCWRQCAEFGNFHPCTSNWELESSTNVVPSSYPSNVKKLLSTGILDGARVKYVSSPPKIELHGIISGGGYLCGCLSCNFTRVLSAYEFEQHAGVKTRHPNNHIYMENGRPVYSIIQELKTAPLSSLDEVIKDIAGSALNEESFRIWKATLYRIDGMAEVEKRRRVKLPKLPHPIPRPSFHNPYETMNQKKIAEGGNRRRDNDLHRLLFMPNGLPDGAKLAYYVKGQRLLGGYKQGNGIVCNCCDKEISPSQFEAHAGMAARRQPYRHIYTSNGLTLHDIAMSLANGQNLTIGGSDGNDDMCSVCGHDTGDLIFCDGCPRAYHSACLDLPLVPQGDWHCPDCRDKFEPGKKAAAGESSNIGRPIVIRLTRVFNAPEYEIGGCVVCRSQDFSAALFDERTVIICDQCEKEFHVGCLRDSGLCDLKELPKDKWFCCDDCNRIHAALQNLVFNGAECVPAPFSDTIIRKHADRGLFIDGVADVQWRVFSGKSRYPEHLPFLSRAAAIFRECFDPIVAQSGRDLIPVMVYGRNISGQEFGGMYCVVLIVGSVVVSAGLLRVFGREVAELPIVATSREHQGKGYFQALFSCIERLLISLKVEKLVLPAAEEAESIWTRKLGFRKMKDEQLSKYMRDVQLTIFRGTSMLEKAVKLTD